In Papio anubis isolate 15944 chromosome 20, Panubis1.0, whole genome shotgun sequence, a single window of DNA contains:
- the OSCAR gene encoding osteoclast-associated immunoglobulin-like receptor precursor (The RefSeq protein has 5 substitutions, 1 frameshift and aligns at 99% coverage compared to this genomic sequence) encodes MALVLILQLLTLWPLCHTDITPSVPPALYPKPWLGAQPATVVTPGVNVTLRCQAPQPAWRFGLFKLGEIGPPLFRDVSSELAEFFLEEVTPAQGGSYHCCYRRPDWRPGVWSQPSDPLELLSSCRGRRWWRCPGRWWLPAPT; translated from the exons ATGGCCCTGGTGCTGATCCTCCAGCTGCTGACCCTCT GGCCTCTGTGTCACACGGACATTACTCCATCTG TCCCCCCAGCTTTATACCCCAAGCCATGGCTGGGAGCTCAGCCGGCTACAGTTGTGACCCTTGGGGTCAATGTGACCTTGAGGTGCCAGGCACCCCAACCCGCCTGGAGATTTGGACTTTTCAAGCTTGGAGAGATTGGTCCCCCTCTCTTCCGGGATGTGTCCTCCGAGCTGGCAGAATTCTTTCTGGAGGAGGTGACTCCAGCCCAAGGGGGAAGTTACCACTGCTGCTACCGGAGGCCAGACTGGAGGCCGGGTGTCTGGTCCCAGCCTAGCGATCCCCTGGAGCTGCTG AGCAGCTGCCGCGGCTGCCGCCGGCGCAG CTGCCCGGGCCGGTGGTGGCTCCCGGCGCCAACG
- the NDUFA3 gene encoding NADH dehydrogenase [ubiquinone] 1 alpha subcomplex subunit 3, which produces MAARLGAFLKNAWDKEPVLVASFVIGGVAILMPTFSPYVKYSIMINEATPYNYPVPVRDDGNMPDVPSHPQDPQGPSLEWLKKL; this is translated from the exons ATGGCTGCGA GACTCGGCGCCTTCCTTAAGAATGCCTGGGACAAGGAGCCAGTGCTGGTCGCGTCCTTCGTCATCGGGGGCGTCG CTATACTTATGCCCACATTCAGCCCCTACGTCAAGTACTCCATCATGATCAACGAGGCCACGCCCTACAACTACCCAG TGCCCGTCCGTGATGATGGGAACATGCCGGACGTGCCCAGCCACCCCCAGGACCCTCAGGGCCCCAGCCTGGAGTGGCTGAAGAAACTGTGA
- the TFPT gene encoding TCF3 fusion partner isoform X1 gives MAAVGFEEFSAPPGSELALPPLFGGHILESELETEVEFVSGGLGGSGLRERDEEEEAARGRRRRQRELNRRKYQALGRRCREIEQVNERVLNRLHQVQRITRRLQQERRFLMRVLDSYGDDYRASQFTIVLEDEGSQGTDAPTPGNAENEPPEKEALSPPRRTPAPPEPGSPAPGEGPSGRKRRRVPRDGRRAGTALTPELASVQIKVEEDFGFEADEALDSSWVSRGPDKLLPYPTLASPASD, from the exons ATGGCAGCCGTGGGCTTTGAGGAGTTCTCAGCGCCGCCGGGATCGGAGTTGGCGCTGCCTCCCCTATTTGGGGGCCATATCCTGGAGAGCGAGCTGGAGACAGAAGTGGAGTTTGTGTCAGGGGGTCTGGGGGGCTCAGGGCTCCGGGAGCGagatgaagaggaagaggcagcCCGGGGTCGGCGGCGGCGCCAGCGGGAATTAAATCGCAGAAAGTACCAGGCACTAGGTCGGCGCTGCCGGGAGATCGAGCAG GTGAACGAGCGGGTCCTGAACAGGCTCCATCAGGTGCAGAGGATAACtcggaggctgcagcaggagcgGAG GTTCCTCATGAGAGTGCTGGACTCCTATGGGGATGACTACCGGGCCAGCCAGTTCACCATTGTGCTAGAG GATGAGGGCAGCCAGGGCACGGATGCTCCCACCCCAGGCAATGCTGAGAATGAGCCTCCAGAGAAAGAGGCACTGTCCCCGCCCAGAAGGACTCCTGCACCCCCAGAACCTGGCAGCCCAGCGCCCGGCGAGGGGCCCAGTGGGCGGAAGAGGCGGCGAGTGCCGCGGGATGGACGCCGAGCAGGGACTGCGCTGACTCCAGAGCTGGCTTCAGTGCAG ATTAAGGTCGAGGAAGACTTTGGCTTTGAAGCAGATGAGGCCCTGGATTCCAGCTGGGTTTCTCGGGGTCCAGATAAACTGCTGCCCTACCCAACTCTGGCCAGCCCAGCCTCTGACTGA
- the TFPT gene encoding TCF3 fusion partner yields the protein MELEQREGTMAAVGFEEFSAPPGSELALPPLFGGHILESELETEVEFVSGGLGGSGLRERDEEEEAARGRRRRQRELNRRKYQALGRRCREIEQVNERVLNRLHQVQRITRRLQQERRFLMRVLDSYGDDYRASQFTIVLEDEGSQGTDAPTPGNAENEPPEKEALSPPRRTPAPPEPGSPAPGEGPSGRKRRRVPRDGRRAGTALTPELASVQIKVEEDFGFEADEALDSSWVSRGPDKLLPYPTLASPASD from the exons ATGGAATTGGAGCAGAGAGAAGG GACCATGGCAGCCGTGGGCTTTGAGGAGTTCTCAGCGCCGCCGGGATCGGAGTTGGCGCTGCCTCCCCTATTTGGGGGCCATATCCTGGAGAGCGAGCTGGAGACAGAAGTGGAGTTTGTGTCAGGGGGTCTGGGGGGCTCAGGGCTCCGGGAGCGagatgaagaggaagaggcagcCCGGGGTCGGCGGCGGCGCCAGCGGGAATTAAATCGCAGAAAGTACCAGGCACTAGGTCGGCGCTGCCGGGAGATCGAGCAG GTGAACGAGCGGGTCCTGAACAGGCTCCATCAGGTGCAGAGGATAACtcggaggctgcagcaggagcgGAG GTTCCTCATGAGAGTGCTGGACTCCTATGGGGATGACTACCGGGCCAGCCAGTTCACCATTGTGCTAGAG GATGAGGGCAGCCAGGGCACGGATGCTCCCACCCCAGGCAATGCTGAGAATGAGCCTCCAGAGAAAGAGGCACTGTCCCCGCCCAGAAGGACTCCTGCACCCCCAGAACCTGGCAGCCCAGCGCCCGGCGAGGGGCCCAGTGGGCGGAAGAGGCGGCGAGTGCCGCGGGATGGACGCCGAGCAGGGACTGCGCTGACTCCAGAGCTGGCTTCAGTGCAG ATTAAGGTCGAGGAAGACTTTGGCTTTGAAGCAGATGAGGCCCTGGATTCCAGCTGGGTTTCTCGGGGTCCAGATAAACTGCTGCCCTACCCAACTCTGGCCAGCCCAGCCTCTGACTGA